Proteins encoded by one window of Branchiostoma floridae strain S238N-H82 chromosome 6, Bfl_VNyyK, whole genome shotgun sequence:
- the LOC118418129 gene encoding somatostatin receptor type 2-like, with amino-acid sequence MAEGVDMNFSLSVSLYWTDENMTSTNDNVTVGEGVREYLGVGTLVLSAFYMMLLVMGMVGNVVVIFVILKVSGKKKEAKMADVLVMNLAVSDILLLSILPFMIIDLIVGEWTFSQELCKFVVGAVNAGAFAGFLSLAALSVDRYHAMAYPLKSLRLEDHKKTATVLFLLWSLAICTCIPHIWYARVLVYSGGTSHCVLELPATAEDPNLWHRVSVAYSFIVGFVVPLIIIITCYSLIIHSISSSDVLSTPDRSDGLVPAGGRQQNPGHAARVHRHKKLTRLVLMLVAAFVLCWLPYHVFHIVRLIVLPKMSKTWLLLALTFNALSFTNSVINPILYSVKQTARKVHTVTVHIITLFTTAKVIAFVAPGVCRNLSLTQVETLASQSQEKGSGLTDQDVQRSLVTGPGGCKKT; translated from the exons ATGGCAGAGGGAGTGGATATGAATTTTTCGTTAAGCGTGTCTTTGTACTGGACTGATGAGAACATGACGAGTACAAACGACAACGTGACAGTCGGGGAGGGAGTTCGGGAATATCTAGGCGTTGGTACTCTGGTTTTATCCGCTTTCTACATGATGCTGCTTGTCATGGGAATGGTAGGAAACGTGGTTGTCATCTTCGTTATACTAAAAGTGAGCGGGAAGAAGAAAGAGGCGAAGATGGCGGATGTTCTGGTCATGAATCTGGCCGTATCGGACATTCTTCTTCTCAGCATTCTGCCGTTTATGATCATAGATCTCATCGTTGGGGAGTGGACATTTTCGCAAGAGCTGTGCAAGTTCGTCGTGGGTGCCGTCAACGCAGGAGCCTTTGCTGGTTTTCTCTCGCTAGCCGCCTTGAGTGTCGACCGGTACCATGCCATGGCATACCCGCTGAAGTCTCTCCGCCTTGAGGACCACAAGAAGACCGCCACTGTTCTCTTCTTGCTCTGGTCTCTGGCCATCTGTACGTGTATCCCGCACATATGGTATGCCAGGGTACTGGTGTACAGCGGAGGGACATCACACTGTGTTCTGGAGTTACCTGCCACGGCAGAGGACCCCAACTTGTGGCATCGCGTCAGCGTGGCGTACTCTTTCATTGTAGGTTTTGTCGTCCCCTTAATCATCATTATTACATGCTACAGTCTGATTATCCACAGTATCAGCAGCTCGGACGTCTTGTCTACTCCGGACCGTTCCGATGGGCTCGTGCCGGCGGGGGGACGGCAACAGAACCCCGGTCACGCTGCTCGCGTCCACCGGCACAAGAAGCTGACCCGGTTGGTCCTGATGTTGGTGGCGGCGTTCGTGTTGTGTTGGCTGCCGTACCATGTGTTCCACATCGTGCGGTTGATCGTGTTGCCGAAGATGTCCAAGACCTGGCTGCTGCTGGCCCTCACGTTCAACGCCTTGTCATTCACCAATAGCGTCATCAACCCAATTCTGTACAG CGTCAAACAGACGGCGAGAAAGGTGCACACTGTAACAGTACATATTATTACCCTTTTCACCACCGCTAAGGTTATTGCTTTTGTGGCCCCGGGTGTATGCCGTAACCTGTCGCTGACGCAAGTGGAGACGTTGGCGTCTCAATCGCAAGAAAAGGGTTCGGGGCTGACTGACCAAGACGTACAAAGGTCATTAGTAACGGGACCTGGGGGTTGTAAGAAAACGTGA